A stretch of the Thiomicrorhabdus indica genome encodes the following:
- a CDS encoding SDR family NAD(P)-dependent oxidoreductase, producing the protein MKGLQGRRVFITGASSGIGAGMAKVLAGYGCKLVLHYNRNEKGIVQTLATVKEMGGEAEIIRGDFEQLDQLDKLFEQAWQFFGGLDALVNNAGLITKTLSLKDPAGEKFSRTLAVNLHAPYQLSCAFAKACIEAKQAGAIVNNSSIHGQATCEWFAAYAASKAALDAVTKVQAIEWGKYGIRVNVLAPGVVPVERTFDILNKPEMEQKWTNAMPAGRYGTVEEMGEATAYLLSEHSSWMSGSILTLDGGLIARGNYPQR; encoded by the coding sequence ATGAAAGGCTTACAGGGACGCAGAGTTTTCATTACTGGAGCTTCTAGCGGTATTGGTGCTGGTATGGCAAAGGTACTAGCAGGTTATGGATGCAAATTGGTGTTGCATTACAATCGCAACGAAAAAGGCATTGTTCAAACTCTTGCGACGGTAAAAGAGATGGGGGGCGAGGCTGAAATTATTCGTGGTGATTTTGAACAGTTAGATCAATTAGACAAACTTTTTGAGCAAGCCTGGCAATTTTTTGGCGGCTTAGATGCGTTGGTCAATAATGCCGGCTTAATTACCAAAACTTTATCCTTAAAAGACCCGGCCGGTGAAAAGTTTTCGCGCACCTTAGCAGTCAATCTTCATGCGCCTTATCAATTAAGCTGTGCTTTTGCAAAAGCCTGTATTGAGGCCAAGCAAGCGGGTGCGATTGTCAATAACTCAAGTATTCATGGACAAGCGACGTGTGAATGGTTTGCTGCTTATGCGGCATCTAAGGCGGCTTTGGATGCAGTTACAAAAGTTCAGGCGATTGAATGGGGGAAGTACGGCATTCGTGTCAATGTGTTGGCGCCTGGCGTGGTTCCTGTGGAGCGCACATTTGATATTTTAAACAAGCCTGAAATGGAACAAAAGTGGACGAATGCCATGCCTGCTGGTCGTTATGGAACCGTTGAAGAAATGGGTGAAGCGACCGCTTATCTATTATCGGAACATTCAAGCTGGATGAGTGGCTCAATTCTTACTTTGGATGGAGGTCTGATTGCGAGAGGGAATTATCCTCAACGTTAG
- the ftsW gene encoding putative lipid II flippase FtsW, translating into MKVENSQQLNLSFEEKLNQTVKPQMTMDYWLLAALACLLALGSMMVFSSSIALAENNFGDSFAYLKRQLIAMALGLMVAYVTFYIPMHFWKKNRGYLLLLGYVLLIAVLIIGTEINGSKRWLPLPFFNFQPSELMKLIAIIFMAGFLIKHHSEVSARVTAVLRLAIPFALMGILLLLEPDFGATFVIIAVLAIMLFIAGAPLKHFLIILLPSTALAVVLINNAQYRLTRVQSFMNPWDDPFGSDYQLIQSLLAHGQGGWTGVGLGESVQKLSYLPEAHTDYIFSIFGEEFGVVGVIALIALYAFIILRIFLIAAQAMKKGHSFGGLIAYGIGSWIAVQAVINMSVTLGLAPSKGLTLPLFSYGGSSMLIFLSALAIVFRIDYEARHYPPARLTKQSGDNADEDSDKTSHKPSELANVNAKDQKSASMESKRNNHADQSSSTKSPAGKHSTDSKQLDSEGVTPKKRRRIFSNRKNVQSEAAEKSGSKPESSVREPIRKRSKRDFR; encoded by the coding sequence ATGAAGGTTGAAAACTCTCAGCAGCTCAATTTATCCTTTGAGGAAAAATTAAACCAAACTGTAAAACCTCAAATGACCATGGATTATTGGTTGTTGGCGGCCTTGGCTTGTCTTTTGGCTTTAGGCAGTATGATGGTGTTTTCCAGTTCAATTGCTCTGGCTGAAAATAATTTTGGAGATTCATTTGCCTATTTGAAGCGCCAATTGATTGCGATGGCGTTAGGCTTAATGGTCGCCTATGTCACTTTCTATATTCCCATGCATTTTTGGAAAAAGAATCGTGGGTATTTGCTGTTGCTAGGTTATGTGTTGTTAATAGCTGTGTTAATTATTGGGACAGAAATAAACGGCAGTAAACGCTGGCTTCCTTTACCATTCTTCAATTTTCAGCCGTCAGAATTAATGAAACTTATCGCCATTATTTTCATGGCCGGCTTTTTAATTAAGCATCATAGTGAGGTGAGTGCCCGAGTGACGGCTGTTTTGCGGTTAGCAATTCCGTTCGCTTTAATGGGCATTTTGTTACTGCTTGAACCTGATTTTGGGGCAACCTTTGTCATTATTGCCGTCCTAGCCATTATGCTATTTATTGCCGGTGCGCCTTTAAAACACTTCCTTATTATTCTTTTACCGAGTACTGCTCTGGCAGTGGTGTTAATAAATAATGCTCAGTATCGTTTAACGCGAGTGCAGAGTTTTATGAATCCTTGGGATGACCCGTTCGGGAGCGATTATCAATTAATTCAATCCTTATTAGCGCACGGTCAAGGTGGTTGGACTGGCGTTGGTTTAGGGGAGTCTGTACAAAAACTGTCTTATTTGCCAGAAGCTCACACCGATTATATCTTTTCAATCTTTGGCGAAGAGTTTGGTGTAGTGGGAGTGATTGCGTTAATTGCACTCTACGCATTTATTATTCTACGAATTTTTTTAATTGCCGCACAAGCTATGAAAAAAGGGCATTCTTTCGGTGGCTTGATTGCTTACGGCATTGGATCTTGGATAGCCGTTCAGGCTGTTATTAATATGTCAGTCACGCTTGGATTGGCGCCATCGAAAGGTTTGACCTTACCACTGTTTAGTTATGGTGGTTCAAGCATGTTGATATTTTTGTCCGCTTTGGCCATCGTATTCCGAATTGATTATGAAGCTCGGCATTACCCGCCGGCAAGGCTTACAAAACAATCGGGTGACAATGCCGATGAAGATTCTGATAAGACTTCACATAAGCCATCTGAATTAGCGAATGTAAATGCTAAAGATCAAAAATCAGCGTCTATGGAGTCAAAACGGAATAATCATGCTGATCAATCATCGAGCACAAAATCACCGGCCGGTAAACATTCAACTGACTCCAAACAGTTGGATTCAGAAGGTGTAACTCCTAAAAAACGGCGGCGAATTTTTTCCAATCGCAAAAACGTTCAATCTGAGGCGGCAGAAAAGTCCGGTTCGAAGCCAGAAAGTTCTGTTCGAGAACCTATCCGCAAACGCAGTAAGCGCGATTTTCGTTGA
- the murD gene encoding UDP-N-acetylmuramoyl-L-alanine--D-glutamate ligase, translating into MYLVAGLGVTGHSVLQYLQLNKEKALAFDTREGFDFSGLKAQFPDVDFATGQIPKKWLSKITTVVLSPGICVREPWVQSFMAKGIQIVGDIELFARAVGVPVVAITGSNGKSTVTTLVGMALEEAGYSVGVGGNIGVPALDLLSDDNEYEVYVLELSSFQLETTYSLHTISSALLNLSEDHMDRYDDMNAYLQAKLNVYNDTALAVCPFDLECDALRLKHHRKFALCRSKHFDEYGVVETRKGNYLARGGTPLVSIECMFLQGKHHQLNALSMMALCEPFRIPPKVFESVLRRFKGLPHRTQEVAHQNSIRWINDSKGTNVGATLTAMESIGSQMDGKLLLISGGVGKEAEFEALAPAVEAFCSQVVLFGADRGVIAKTLLEKQPSAPVTEFETLKEAIDFAHDHAQSGDVVLFSPACASFDQFKNYEHRGECFTRWVNDLYAKKGESQHEG; encoded by the coding sequence ATGTATTTAGTCGCAGGATTAGGCGTCACAGGGCATTCAGTTTTGCAGTATTTGCAATTGAATAAAGAAAAAGCTCTGGCATTTGACACGCGAGAAGGGTTTGATTTTTCAGGGTTAAAAGCCCAATTTCCTGATGTTGATTTTGCGACTGGGCAGATACCTAAAAAATGGTTGTCTAAAATTACGACAGTAGTGTTAAGTCCGGGTATTTGTGTCCGAGAGCCTTGGGTTCAGTCGTTCATGGCAAAAGGTATTCAAATCGTAGGTGATATTGAGCTATTTGCACGAGCTGTTGGTGTGCCTGTGGTTGCGATTACCGGTTCCAATGGAAAAAGTACGGTGACAACATTGGTTGGCATGGCATTGGAAGAGGCAGGCTATTCTGTAGGCGTTGGTGGCAACATAGGTGTTCCGGCGTTGGATCTATTAAGTGATGATAATGAATACGAAGTCTATGTGCTGGAGTTGTCGAGTTTTCAATTAGAGACAACCTATTCGCTTCACACTATAAGTTCAGCTTTGCTGAATTTAAGTGAAGATCATATGGATCGTTATGATGATATGAATGCCTATCTTCAAGCGAAACTCAATGTATACAATGATACTGCGTTAGCGGTTTGTCCATTTGACTTGGAGTGTGATGCCTTGCGATTGAAACATCATCGTAAGTTCGCATTGTGTCGTTCTAAGCATTTTGATGAATACGGTGTGGTTGAAACTCGTAAAGGTAATTATCTTGCTCGAGGCGGTACTCCATTAGTGTCGATTGAATGCATGTTTTTGCAAGGCAAGCATCATCAGTTAAATGCTTTGTCGATGATGGCTTTGTGTGAACCGTTTCGTATTCCTCCCAAAGTTTTTGAATCCGTGTTAAGACGCTTTAAAGGGTTGCCACACCGAACTCAGGAAGTTGCGCATCAAAATTCCATTCGCTGGATTAATGATTCCAAAGGTACCAATGTTGGAGCAACCTTAACAGCTATGGAGTCGATTGGTTCGCAAATGGACGGGAAGCTACTTTTAATTTCCGGTGGGGTTGGAAAAGAGGCAGAATTTGAAGCGCTTGCTCCGGCTGTGGAGGCGTTTTGCTCTCAGGTCGTTTTATTTGGAGCAGATCGAGGCGTGATTGCTAAAACCCTGCTTGAAAAACAGCCTTCGGCACCGGTTACTGAGTTTGAAACTCTAAAAGAAGCCATTGATTTTGCCCATGACCATGCCCAATCAGGGGATGTGGTCTTGTTCTCACCCGCTTGCGCCAGTTTTGACCAGTTCAAAAATTATGAGCATCGAGGGGAGTGCTTTACCCGTTGGGTAAATGATTTGTATGCAAAAAAGGGTGAGAGTCAACATGAAGGTTGA
- a CDS encoding UDP-N-acetylmuramoyl-tripeptide--D-alanyl-D-alanine ligase, which translates to MAFYWTLQQLVQATNAELILPAGKVLTEEFALQIPFAKAVTDSRAVSEEFERIQANTGKDEKTSGVLYIAIVGERFDGHQFVESAIEQGAVAVLVSSLVDSCPVPQVLVDDTRIALGEFAKWHRLQMPVKAVVGITGSNGKTTTKTMIADLLQTQGATLMTQGNLNNDFGVPRTLLELRPEHEFAVVEMGANHVGEIRYLTNLVTPDIALLNNAAGAHLEGFGSLNGVIEGKGEIFEGIRKDSDFSVAILNADSPGIEVWRKKVKQLKISQAIEFSQCDENSVRSSEWQNVCWQDSKKQTSTSLNCFDLNFSSGKTLEIAMPLIGQHNAYNAAACAAVGQALSIPMDAIQTVLNRFSGVSGRLQTEILQFGQLIDDSYNANPASVKAGIDVLAQMDGLGIMCLGAMAELGEGAEQAHLEIARYAAQKGIHSLFFKQSGLSDYPVAETFLGSTIYSEEQSMIAQEFSEHDALIARLKVFIDSQIKSVGQNFRQQEKTLANSVLESQEFTSLNILVKGSRSAQMERVAQALRLSYALSSE; encoded by the coding sequence TTGGCATTTTATTGGACGTTACAACAATTAGTGCAGGCAACGAATGCCGAGCTGATTTTACCGGCCGGTAAGGTTTTGACGGAAGAATTCGCGTTGCAAATTCCTTTTGCAAAAGCAGTGACGGATAGCCGTGCAGTCTCGGAAGAGTTTGAAAGAATTCAAGCAAATACTGGTAAGGACGAAAAGACGTCTGGAGTGCTATATATTGCGATTGTTGGTGAGCGATTTGATGGACATCAGTTTGTAGAGAGCGCGATTGAACAGGGGGCGGTTGCTGTGTTGGTTTCTAGTCTTGTTGATTCGTGTCCAGTTCCGCAGGTTTTGGTGGATGATACTCGCATTGCTTTAGGTGAGTTTGCAAAATGGCACCGATTACAAATGCCTGTCAAAGCGGTGGTTGGAATTACGGGTAGCAATGGAAAAACTACGACCAAAACCATGATTGCAGACCTATTGCAAACTCAGGGAGCGACCTTGATGACACAAGGTAATCTTAATAATGATTTTGGTGTCCCCAGAACCTTGTTGGAATTGCGTCCTGAGCATGAGTTTGCTGTGGTTGAAATGGGAGCGAATCATGTTGGTGAAATTCGTTATTTAACTAACCTTGTAACCCCTGATATTGCCTTGTTGAATAATGCAGCTGGTGCGCACCTCGAAGGGTTTGGTTCTTTGAATGGTGTGATTGAAGGTAAGGGAGAAATTTTCGAAGGAATTCGAAAAGACAGTGATTTTTCTGTGGCCATTCTTAATGCCGATTCTCCCGGAATTGAAGTTTGGCGAAAGAAAGTTAAGCAGCTGAAGATTTCACAAGCGATTGAGTTTTCTCAGTGTGATGAAAATTCTGTGAGAAGTAGCGAATGGCAAAACGTGTGTTGGCAAGACTCAAAGAAACAGACGAGCACTTCTTTAAATTGTTTTGATTTAAATTTTTCTAGTGGTAAAACTTTGGAAATTGCTATGCCGCTCATCGGGCAACATAACGCTTATAATGCAGCGGCGTGTGCCGCGGTGGGACAAGCTTTGTCCATCCCTATGGATGCGATTCAGACTGTTTTGAATCGGTTTTCAGGAGTTTCTGGCCGTTTACAAACCGAGATATTGCAGTTTGGCCAGTTAATTGACGATTCGTATAACGCCAATCCCGCTTCAGTAAAAGCTGGGATTGATGTACTTGCCCAAATGGATGGTCTTGGAATAATGTGTTTGGGAGCTATGGCTGAACTAGGTGAAGGGGCCGAGCAAGCGCATTTGGAAATTGCTCGTTATGCAGCCCAAAAAGGAATTCATAGCCTGTTTTTCAAGCAGTCAGGCCTCTCTGATTATCCTGTTGCGGAGACATTTCTTGGAAGTACGATTTACTCTGAGGAGCAATCAATGATTGCGCAAGAGTTTAGTGAACATGATGCTTTAATTGCTCGTCTGAAGGTATTCATTGACTCTCAAATTAAGTCAGTTGGACAGAATTTTAGGCAACAGGAAAAAACGCTGGCAAACTCGGTTCTCGAATCTCAAGAATTTACAAGCCTGAATATTTTAGTTAAGGGCTCTCGAAGTGCTCAAATGGAGCGCGTTGCACAAGCCCTGAGATTAAGTTATGCACTCTCGAGCGAATGA
- the lgt gene encoding prolipoprotein diacylglyceryl transferase, translating to MWSYPEIDPVAVAIGPLSIHWYGLMYLIGFTGAFLIGVYRAKRIEPWNSDFVGDLLFYGAVGVILGGRLGYILFYDLAHYLEAPLDVFKVWQGGMSFHGGLLGVAIATWLFAKKTNQTLFSVWDFVAVMAPIGLLTGRVGNFINGELWGKVTDSPFGMLVYDSSLNAVVAKYPTQLLEAFLEGLVLLVLLLWYSRKPRPFGSVAGLFLVGYGFFRFFVEFYRVPDVQIGYLYGEWLTMGQVLSTPMILAGLGLMIYAHKKQSSPHYRSPEEIQALKSVEKETKD from the coding sequence ATGTGGTCTTATCCCGAAATTGATCCAGTTGCTGTAGCGATTGGTCCTTTGAGTATTCACTGGTATGGGCTGATGTACTTGATCGGTTTTACAGGCGCTTTCTTGATTGGTGTTTATCGAGCAAAACGTATTGAACCTTGGAATTCCGACTTTGTTGGGGATTTACTGTTTTATGGTGCAGTGGGGGTCATTCTTGGTGGAAGGCTTGGCTACATTCTCTTCTATGATCTTGCCCATTATCTTGAAGCGCCCTTGGATGTTTTTAAAGTATGGCAGGGAGGAATGTCTTTCCACGGCGGTCTGTTAGGTGTTGCGATCGCCACATGGTTGTTTGCAAAGAAAACAAATCAAACATTATTCTCTGTTTGGGATTTCGTTGCAGTCATGGCGCCAATTGGGCTTTTAACCGGCCGGGTAGGGAATTTTATCAACGGTGAGTTATGGGGGAAAGTCACTGATTCACCATTTGGCATGCTTGTTTATGATTCAAGTTTGAACGCGGTGGTTGCCAAATATCCGACGCAGCTTTTAGAGGCCTTTCTGGAAGGATTGGTCTTGCTAGTACTTCTATTGTGGTATTCCCGAAAACCAAGGCCGTTTGGTTCGGTGGCAGGTTTGTTTTTAGTTGGCTACGGTTTTTTCCGGTTCTTTGTCGAATTTTATCGGGTGCCAGATGTTCAAATTGGCTACTTGTATGGCGAGTGGCTCACTATGGGGCAGGTTTTATCTACACCAATGATATTGGCTGGTTTGGGCTTAATGATTTATGCACACAAAAAGCAATCATCCCCACATTATCGTAGTCCTGAAGAAATTCAGGCGCTAAAATCTGTTGAAAAAGAAACAAAGGATTGA
- a CDS encoding methyl-accepting chemotaxis protein, with protein sequence MTQFLSGLSIEKKIRYGFGVIWIALAVITLQAVVNLSMVRFNITEVITEKQPIVLKVLEMKASLEQTRNSLSIALLLKQPELLNAYEQKLKAFELTVSELDASSQNSTDSKLTENFANLSLAMKTLHSELEEIESLQSKYSNNYPAFEYSNEKLLPLAVRLQQLLTEIVNSELEEVGTEREEILSLTIDLQKTWLNVMNALRGYMAFRTDEMSEMTENYLDQMEQSLIQLKQYSQNDPNVDLTLVEEESIDRAIEIYQEYREVYMVMKSIHSGEKWRMDTWLMKNKIQPVFEKMEQELQVIADQFLLGVEQQSESVVDSSFWNIILLLLFSGIGQLFAMRVSSRITKEVVEPISTVSQAMANIAEGQGDLTSRLPVKSHDEIGKMAEHFNQFIGRIQAMLTKIQQTIVKLEGASSHLNDITQTMSDGAQQQLESSSVLSNSMSQMAGQSKEVEAHSQNTSRATHQATERVKESSEQVVDAVNEIQRLSENMQQMTQSVMELRADSQMIGSVISVIREIAEQTNLLSLNAAIEAARAGEHGRGFAVVADEVRALANRTQESTGEIQAIIDKICKTTQKTVAVVEQGREVTQTSAQIIQESKTKIGPVTILMEDINKMSEKVLAVAHSQTLLSQQVNQNIQQIHGVAETAASGVEKTDAAASDLQKLAQELDGLVRQFKI encoded by the coding sequence ATGACGCAGTTTTTATCAGGCTTAAGTATTGAGAAAAAAATTCGTTACGGTTTTGGTGTAATTTGGATTGCACTAGCGGTGATTACGCTTCAAGCTGTGGTGAACCTTTCAATGGTGCGCTTCAACATTACCGAGGTGATTACGGAGAAGCAACCGATTGTTCTGAAAGTTCTAGAGATGAAAGCATCTTTGGAGCAAACTCGAAATTCACTGAGTATTGCGTTACTTCTCAAACAGCCCGAACTACTGAATGCCTATGAGCAAAAGTTAAAAGCATTCGAACTCACCGTTTCAGAGCTGGATGCTTCAAGTCAAAATTCGACCGATTCAAAACTCACGGAAAACTTTGCAAATCTGTCGTTAGCGATGAAAACGTTGCACTCGGAATTGGAAGAAATTGAAAGCCTTCAATCCAAATACAGCAATAATTACCCTGCTTTTGAATACAGTAATGAAAAACTTCTTCCTTTAGCAGTACGCTTACAACAGCTATTGACTGAAATTGTAAATTCAGAGCTTGAGGAAGTTGGAACTGAGCGGGAAGAAATTCTTTCTCTGACCATTGATTTGCAAAAAACATGGTTAAACGTCATGAATGCGTTACGAGGTTATATGGCATTTCGTACCGATGAAATGTCGGAAATGACGGAAAATTATTTGGATCAAATGGAGCAGTCACTGATTCAGTTGAAACAGTATTCTCAAAATGATCCTAATGTCGATTTAACCTTGGTTGAAGAAGAATCAATTGATCGTGCGATTGAGATCTATCAAGAGTATCGTGAAGTTTACATGGTCATGAAAAGCATTCATTCTGGCGAGAAATGGCGGATGGATACATGGCTAATGAAAAATAAAATCCAACCTGTTTTTGAGAAAATGGAGCAGGAATTACAAGTGATTGCTGACCAGTTCCTGTTGGGGGTAGAACAACAAAGTGAGTCTGTAGTGGACAGTAGTTTTTGGAATATTATTCTTTTACTGTTGTTCTCTGGAATAGGGCAATTATTTGCCATGCGCGTTTCAAGCCGAATCACGAAAGAAGTTGTCGAACCTATTTCTACCGTTTCCCAAGCAATGGCAAATATTGCCGAGGGTCAAGGGGATTTAACGAGTCGTCTGCCTGTTAAAAGTCATGATGAAATTGGCAAAATGGCAGAACACTTTAATCAGTTTATTGGTCGAATTCAGGCAATGTTGACCAAAATTCAACAAACGATTGTCAAACTTGAAGGAGCCTCTTCGCATTTGAACGATATTACTCAAACCATGAGTGATGGTGCTCAGCAGCAACTTGAATCCAGTTCTGTATTGAGCAATTCCATGTCACAAATGGCAGGACAGTCTAAAGAGGTTGAAGCGCATTCGCAAAATACTTCTCGTGCAACGCATCAAGCAACTGAGAGAGTGAAAGAGAGTAGTGAGCAAGTGGTGGACGCGGTGAATGAGATTCAGCGTTTGTCAGAAAATATGCAGCAAATGACGCAATCGGTGATGGAGTTACGTGCGGATAGTCAGATGATTGGCAGTGTGATTTCGGTGATCCGTGAAATTGCAGAACAGACGAATTTGTTGTCCTTGAATGCGGCTATTGAGGCAGCTCGAGCGGGAGAGCATGGTCGTGGGTTTGCCGTGGTAGCAGATGAAGTTCGTGCTTTGGCAAACAGAACTCAAGAATCTACAGGTGAAATTCAAGCCATTATCGATAAGATTTGCAAAACAACCCAAAAAACCGTTGCAGTGGTTGAGCAAGGTCGAGAAGTCACGCAAACCAGTGCTCAAATTATTCAAGAGAGTAAAACCAAAATCGGTCCAGTGACGATCCTAATGGAAGATATCAATAAAATGTCTGAGAAAGTGTTGGCGGTTGCGCACTCGCAGACATTGTTATCTCAGCAGGTAAATCAAAATATTCAACAGATTCATGGCGTTGCAGAAACCGCAGCTTCAGGGGTTGAAAAAACGGATGCAGCCGCGTCCGATTTACAAAAGCTTGCACAAGAACTGGATGGATTGGTTAGACAGTTCAAAATTTAA
- the murG gene encoding undecaprenyldiphospho-muramoylpentapeptide beta-N-acetylglucosaminyltransferase encodes MHNTSKKLKIVIMAGGTGGHVFPGIAIAHELQKANVEIHWLGTQGGLEKNWVEKAGLDISEISIRGLRGNGALGWLKAPFNITRAWWQARKILKQQQADLVLGMGGFVCGPGGLAAKSLGIPLMIHEQNAIPGLTNKLLAPFCESIITAFEQEKLTGDKVHLMGNPVRQGLESIPVVEWNSDRPVNLLVLGGSRGALALNQNLPKALALLPASLRPVVQHQTGTKTLEQTLGFYQQVGIDANITAFIEDMQSAYEKADLVLCRSGALTVSELMAVARPAIMVPYPYAVDDHQTQNAQALVDLQGGEILQERDMNEKVLAEHLNAWLAHPERLMQASKMIRQNAPQQALENICQHLLDFCQSRQSSLSHSQKNSEEK; translated from the coding sequence ATGCATAACACCTCAAAAAAACTAAAAATTGTCATTATGGCGGGGGGAACAGGAGGACATGTTTTTCCCGGAATTGCGATTGCTCATGAGTTGCAGAAAGCAAATGTAGAGATTCATTGGCTTGGGACACAGGGCGGTTTAGAGAAAAATTGGGTTGAAAAGGCTGGTTTAGACATTTCAGAAATCAGTATTCGTGGTTTACGTGGAAACGGAGCTTTAGGTTGGTTAAAGGCACCGTTCAATATCACGCGAGCGTGGTGGCAAGCCAGAAAAATTCTTAAGCAACAGCAGGCAGATTTAGTCTTAGGCATGGGCGGTTTCGTTTGCGGGCCAGGCGGATTGGCGGCAAAGAGTTTAGGTATTCCTTTAATGATTCATGAGCAAAATGCCATTCCAGGATTGACGAATAAATTGTTAGCCCCTTTTTGTGAATCGATTATCACGGCGTTTGAACAAGAAAAACTGACGGGTGATAAGGTTCATTTAATGGGGAATCCTGTTCGTCAAGGGTTGGAGTCAATTCCCGTTGTGGAATGGAATTCTGACCGGCCGGTAAATTTGTTGGTTTTGGGTGGAAGTCGCGGAGCTTTGGCATTGAATCAAAATTTACCGAAAGCTTTGGCCTTGTTGCCTGCATCACTCCGGCCAGTTGTGCAACATCAAACCGGAACAAAAACACTCGAACAAACCCTAGGTTTTTATCAACAAGTTGGGATTGATGCGAATATCACCGCGTTTATTGAAGATATGCAGAGCGCTTATGAGAAAGCAGATTTAGTGTTGTGTCGGTCTGGTGCATTGACTGTTAGTGAACTGATGGCGGTGGCGCGTCCTGCCATTATGGTTCCTTACCCTTACGCAGTGGACGATCATCAAACACAAAATGCGCAGGCATTGGTTGATTTGCAAGGTGGTGAGATTTTGCAAGAGCGTGATATGAATGAAAAAGTCTTAGCAGAACACCTGAATGCTTGGTTGGCACACCCGGAACGATTGATGCAGGCTTCCAAAATGATACGACAGAATGCCCCTCAACAAGCGTTGGAAAATATTTGTCAGCACTTATTGGATTTCTGTCAAAGTCGCCAATCCTCTTTGTCTCACTCACAGAAAAATAGCGAGGAAAAATAA
- the mraY gene encoding phospho-N-acetylmuramoyl-pentapeptide-transferase, with protein sequence MLVYLTEYLQQYISGFGVFSYITMRAIMAILTALLLSFVIGPSTIRWLRRLKMGQAIRDDGPQTHLKKVGTPTMGGTMILFSVAMAVLMWGDLSNHYLLIVTLSMLGFGVIGFVDDYKKVVHKDPKGMSAKGKYFWQSVIGLATAYGLFAFATVPAETQLLIPYVKDTVIEMGIFTVVFSYFVIVGTSNAVNLTDGLDGLAIMPTVMIAGALGVFAYLSGHAVFSDYLNIPYIPGVGELTIFAAALMGAGLGFLWFNAHPAQVFMGDVGSLAIGAALGAVAVAVKQELVLVIMGGIFVAETLSVILQVGSYKLRGKRIFLMAPLHHHFEQKGWPESQVIVRFWVITIMLVLIGLASLKIR encoded by the coding sequence ATGCTCGTTTATTTAACCGAATACCTTCAGCAATACATCTCTGGTTTTGGGGTGTTTAGTTATATTACTATGCGAGCAATTATGGCGATTTTAACCGCCTTGTTGCTTTCGTTTGTGATTGGACCATCAACCATTCGCTGGCTTCGTCGTTTAAAAATGGGACAGGCGATTCGTGATGATGGGCCACAAACGCATTTGAAAAAAGTCGGAACGCCTACCATGGGCGGTACGATGATTCTTTTTTCAGTCGCGATGGCCGTGTTAATGTGGGGAGACCTGAGCAACCATTACTTGTTAATCGTGACGCTTTCAATGCTTGGCTTTGGAGTGATTGGCTTTGTTGATGACTATAAGAAGGTTGTCCATAAAGATCCTAAAGGAATGTCTGCCAAAGGAAAATACTTCTGGCAGTCGGTGATTGGGTTGGCGACTGCTTATGGCTTATTTGCATTCGCGACGGTTCCAGCAGAAACCCAGCTTTTGATTCCTTATGTAAAAGATACTGTGATTGAAATGGGAATTTTTACGGTTGTCTTTAGTTATTTTGTCATAGTGGGGACTTCAAACGCAGTCAACCTGACCGATGGTTTGGATGGATTGGCCATTATGCCAACGGTCATGATTGCCGGTGCTTTAGGTGTCTTCGCCTATTTAAGTGGCCATGCGGTATTTTCGGATTATTTAAATATTCCTTATATTCCGGGTGTGGGTGAGCTTACGATTTTTGCTGCTGCTTTGATGGGGGCGGGACTTGGTTTCTTGTGGTTTAACGCGCATCCAGCACAAGTTTTTATGGGGGATGTTGGGTCATTGGCGATTGGTGCGGCTTTGGGAGCCGTTGCTGTTGCAGTCAAGCAAGAGTTAGTTTTGGTTATTATGGGTGGAATTTTTGTTGCAGAAACCTTATCGGTTATTTTACAGGTGGGCTCTTACAAACTACGTGGTAAGCGCATTTTTTTAATGGCACCATTGCATCACCATTTTGAACAAAAAGGCTGGCCGGAATCTCAGGTGATTGTGCGTTTTTGGGTCATTACCATTATGTTAGTTTTGATTGGCTTGGCGAGCTTGAAAATTCGTTAG